The sequence ACTCGCGCCGACCTTGCCGGGCATTCCGCGGTCAGCTTCGACACCGACCGCTTGCAGGACGCGCTCAAGCCCGTGGCGGTGATGCGGGCCGAGGCGGATATGGGCGAGTTGGTGGTCGGCACCTCCAGCCACCTCGAAGAGGTCCGCCGGATGATCATCGCGGGGCTTGGCATCGGCCCCCTGCCCCTCCACGTCGCCAAGCGCGACGTGGACGACGGGCTGATGTGGCAACTGCCCCCCTACGACCAACCCCCGGCGATTGACGTGCACGTGGTCTGGAACCCCAAGGCGACGCTGAACCGGGCAGAGCAATCCCTGCTGGATCGGCTACTGGCCCGGATCGAGGCAACCCCGATGGAGGAGCGGACGTATCGGTGAGGGGCATCGCCTTCGTTTGGTGTGCAGTCTCGCGCACCACTTTGGAGGAGCCGCGCGGGGTGAATGGCAGCTGTGCGCAGGAAGGGGGGGGGGTGCGAAGCTTGGCCAGTTTCCCGACAGCGGACCTTCGTGCCATGTGCAGCTAATTCGGGCTGTGAGCCCACTTTGACGGATGCTGCACCAGGTGCGAATGTCCGGTTCTCAAGAGGTGGCAAAAACGACCGTTTTTGGCGACATCGGGCAGAAGTCGTCCTTAGGCTTTGCAAGTGGGAAGCCGATATTGGTATAATAACCTTAGGAAAAAATTAGGGCCGCCCCATGGGCGGCCCAGCTATAGCGTCGGGGGTCCGTCACGAACAAGCGCGCTGCCGACCGCATCCCGACGTTTCAAGACAGAATGTAGTTGGAAGGACGCTAAATGTCAAGATTTCTGACAGCGGCTGATGTGCAGGTCATACAAAACTTGCTCTCAGCCGAAAGGCTAGCGACCTTCCAAGGGCTGACGGCCTCAGGGTCGCCCGAGGATGCGATCGAGCTCCATCAAACGACCATGAGCTTGGGTGTATCGATCATGGCAGTCACCGGGTTGATCGAGGTTTCCCTACGTAACGCCGTTTGCCACGCTATGAACAACAATTTCGGCGGGAACCATTGGTTACGAACACCTCCCCAAAACACGTTCAAGTGGGCGTCCTTGGAAAAGGGGTCCATTGAGAAGGCCACGCAGCAAGCACAACGAGCAGCGTATTCGAAAATGACTGGGCCCCATAAAACCGCGTTGGATGCCCAAGCTTATCCCAATGGTGTGCCACAAAATGAAAATCACAGAAAGATAGCCAAAAAGCGGCAATCCGTGATCTCCGTGCCCGATTGTCAGGTAATCGCTCAGCTCACGATTTTCTTTTGGAAGCGTATGTTTTCAGAGAACTACGAGCAGACGCTCTGGAAGCCAGCTTTGAAAAAGGTCTTCCCTAACAAGACGCTTGATCGCTCAGATGTCGCAGACCACCTTGAAGTGATTTACGAAATGCGAAATCGACTGGCCCACCATGAGCCGGTGTATGGGGCTCGCCTTAGAAAAATTCTTGAATCCATCGATTTCGTCGCACTCAATATTTACAGCAGAAAGCCTTCACTTGAGAATCCATTCGCTAAACTGATCATGCCTCAGCGGGATTTGCTGCATGGGCAAGTGGCGATTTTTGAAGCTACCTTCATACGTCTAACGCCATGAGATAGGCTGCTTTCTAACAGCACAGCAATGCAGCTCGTCTACGCGAGACATCTTGGACAGAAACGACCGTTTCTGACTGCCTCGCTTGCTCGAAAGCAGTCATTGGCGCAACCGCAGCGAAAGCCCGCTCCGTCCCACACTGCCGCTGCTCGCCTGACCCGGCGTGAAGGTCCGCTCTAACCTGCCCGGCAGTTTCGCGCCACGTCTGCAATGGGCTGAAATAAGACAATCACATCACACACCTCCTAACGACCACACACATCCTCACCCGAAAACCTTAACATCACGTTACACAACAGAAACGCACACCCAGATCTGTACAGTCTGTACATCCCACGGCCCGGACCGCGCCGATTTCCGTACAAAACCCACGTACAAAACGGACAACCTGTACAATCCCGCGATTTTCGTACGACTCGTACGACTTTCCCCACCGCACCCCCGATTTTCGTACGAAACTGCGCCCTCTTGCGTACGACTCGTACGAAACACGCGGGGAGCCGCTTAATCTTGATGAAGTTTTGATGTCATCCACAACTTATTGAGGTTATCCACAACAAATTGCTTTACAGGAGGCATTTCTGCCCGCACCATATCTTGTATGGGCTAGGGGATTAGCCCCTTCCCATAGAGCAGGCACATAGCGCTTGGGGTGCTGCCACCCCCTTGTGCTACAACCAAACGAGGTGGGCCATGGCACTGTCCGAGCATTTCTTCCAAGAAGACCTTCATCCCATTGATATCGTTGAACATTTGGCCGAACACCACGAGTGGGACTTCGACCGCATCGCCGACGATCAGATCGCAATGGCTGTGGAAGGCCAGTGGCGCACCTACTCCATCACCCTCGCTTGGTCGGGGTATGACGAAACCCTGCGCATGGTCTGTACCTTCGAAATGGAGCCGCCCGAGGACAAACTTCCTGTTTTGTATCAGACACTTAACGATGTGAACGATCAATGCTGGGCCGGGGCCTTCACCTATTGGGCCGAGCAGAAACTGATGGTCTATCGCTATGGTCTGGTCATGGCCGGCGGCCAAGGCGTCAGCCCCGATCAGGTGGATACCCTGATCCGCGCCGCCGTCCTCAGCGCAGAGCGATTTTATCCAGCATTTCAATTGGTTGTCTGGGGCGACCGCAGCCCGAAAGACGCCCTGCAAGTCGCCATTGCCGAAGCCTACGGTCGCGCCTGAGCGACCTTTCACCCGACCCATTGCACAAGCCCTTCTGTCGGCGTAATCCTAGGGTAACGCACCACGAGGCCGACAGGAAAAAGGGAGTAATTTCATGGACATGGACCATGTCAGCCGCAATGGGCTGGTGTTACTGGGCTGCGGCAAGATGGGCTCGGCCATGCTGGAAGGGTGGCTTGCCAAGGGCCTGCCGAACAGTTCGGTCTGGGTGATCGACCCCAACCCCTCGGACTGGTTGCAAGGCACGGGCGTTGATATCAACGCCGATCTCCCTACCACCCCCGCCATCGTCCTGATCGCCGTGAAACCCCAGATGATGGGCGATGCCCTGCCCGCGATCGCGGCCATGGGGAATGGCGACACCCTGTTCGTTTCGGTCGCCGCGGGAACGCCGATTTCCGTTTTTGAACAAGTCCTTGGCGACAAATCCCCGATCATCCGCGCGATGCCCAACACCCCCGCCGCCGTGGGCCGCGGGATCACCGCGATCATCGGCAACGCCCATACAACGCCCGCACATATGGACCTCAGCCAAGCCCTGCTCGAAGCCGTGGGTCAGGTGGTCCGGCTGGACAGCGAAGACCAAATGGATGCCGTCACCGGCGTCTCTGGTTCCGGTCCCGCCTATGTCTTCCACATGATCGAATGCATGGCCCGCGCCGGTGAGGCCGAGGGGCTGGCGCCAGAGTTGGCGATGCAGCTTGCCCAAGCCACCGTCGCCGGGGCGGGCGCCTTGGCCGAAGCCGCCGATGAAACGCCCGCACAACTGCGCAAGAACGTCACCAGCCCCAATGGCACCACGCAGGCAGGGCTTGAGGTTTTGATGAATGAAAGCAACGGCTTGCCGGATTTGATGCGGCGCACCGTCAAGGCCGCCGCCGACCGGTCGAGGGAGCTGCGGGATGACTGATCACATCGGGGTAGAAGACTTTCTGAAGGTCGATATTCGCGTCGGCACGATCATCCGCGCCGAACCTTTTCCCGAGGCGCGCAAACCCGCGATCAAGCTTTGGATCGACTTCGGGCCGGAGCTTGGGGAAAAGAAGACCTCGGCCCAGATCACCGCGCATTACACGCCCGAGGACCTGCCCGGGCGGCAAGTGGTGGCCGTCACCAATTTCCCGCCGCGCCAGATCGGGCCCTTCATGTCCGAGGTTCTGGTTCTGGGCCTGTCGGACCCGGATGGCGGGATTGTCCTGCTTGGCCCGGACACGCCTGTAGAGAACGGGGAGAGAATGCATTGAGCCGTGTTTACCTGACCCGCCCCTTGCCCGATGCCGTGCTGGAACGTGCACGCGAGTTGTTCGACGAGGTGGAGGTGCGCGAGGAGACCGCGCCGCTCAAGATCGGGCAGATGCGCGCGGCACTGAACCTCTATGACGGGGTCTTGCCGACCTTGGGCGATATGTTCTCGGCCGAGGTCTTTGACGAGGCGCAGAACCCGCGATGCAAGGTGCTGGCCAACTTCGGGGTGGGCTATAACCATATCGACGTGGACGCCGCGACAGCCGCCGGCGTCATGGTGACCAACACCCCCGGCGCCGTTACCGATGCCACGGCGGATATTGCCATGACCTTGATCCTGATGAGCGCCCGCCGTGCCGGTGAAGGCGAACGCATGGTGCGTGCAGGCGAATGGAGTGGCTGGCACCCGACGCAGATGTTGGGCCTGCATGCCACGGGCAAGACCGTGGGGATCATCGGCATGGGCCGGATCGGACAGGCGATCGCGCGGCGCTGTCATTTCGGGTTTGGCATGGACGTGGTCTATTTCAACCGATCGGCCAAGGAGTTCGACTTCCCCGCCACGCGAACGGCCAGCATGGCCGAACTGGCAGCCCGCGCCGATATCGTGGTGGTCGCCGTGCCCGGTGGGGCCGAGACCCATCACCTGATCGGGGCGCCGGTCTTCGAGGCAATGAAGCCTACGGGACATTTCATCAATATCGCGCGCGGCGATGTGGTCGAGGAAACGGCCCTGATCAAGGCCCTTGAAAGCGGCCAGATCGCCGCCGCCGGTCTGGACGTGTACGAGCATGAGCCGCAGGTGCCTGAAGCCCTGATTTCAATGGAGAATGTCACGCTCTTGCCGCATCTTGGCACGGCCGCCCTTGAGGTGCGCGAAGCCATGGGATTTCTGGCCGTCGAGAATCTCCGCGCGGCTCTGGCTGGTGAGGCTCCGCCGAACCTGATCGAACCGGAGTAAAAAACTTCCGCACCGTCACGCTTGACGTGAGGGTAGCCATGGGGTGATCTGGCCGAACAGCTTTCGGAGACAGCCCATGCATACCCCCGCGATCACCGGTAGTGGCATTTTCACGCCTGAACAGGTTATCACCAACGAAGAGCTGGTCGCGGCCTTCAATGCCTATGCAGAAAGGTTCAATGCCGAAAACGCCGAAGCGATCGCCTCGGGCGAGATCGAGGCGAAGGGGCCGTCTTCACCGGAATTCATCCATCAGGCCTCAGGCATCGAACAGCGCTATGTCATGGACAAGACCGGGGTATTGGACCCCGAGGTGATGCACCCCTTGCTGCGTGAGCGCAGTGACGAAGAGCCGGGCATCATGGCCGAAATGGCGCTTGAGGCCTGCGGCAAAGCACTTGAGCAAGCCGGGCGGTCCGCCGACGAGGTGGACCTTGTGATTTGCGCCGCCTCAAACCACGAACGCCCCTACCCCGCGGTTGCCATTGAAATTCAACAGCTTATGGGCGCGGGCGGCTTTGCCTTCGATATGAATGTCGCCTGTTCTTCGGCCACCTTCGGCATTCAGGCCGCCGCCGACATGATCCGCTCAGGCTCGGTTCGGTGTGCCGTGGTTGTAAACCCCGAGATTTGTTCGGGACATCTGGAATGGCGCGACCGGGATTGTCATTTCATCTTTGGCGATGTCTGCACCGCGGTCGTACTGGAACGCACCGAGGACGCGCAGGGCGCGCATTTCATCGTGCGCTCGACCCGCTGTGCCACGCAGTTTTCCAATAACATCCGGAATAACAACGGTTTCCTGCGCCGCAGTCGCCCGCATGGGATGGAAGATCGGCGCGACATGCAGTTCGTTCAAGAGGGCCGCAAGGTCTTCAAGGAGGTGCTGCCACTGGTCTCCAAGCATATTGCAACGCATCTGGCCGAGGAAGCTGTGCCGTCGGACAACCTGAAGCGATTGTGGCTGCATCAGGCGAACAAGTCGATGAATGATTTCATTGGCAAGAAGGTACTGGGCCGGATGCCCACCCCCAAGGAACAACCCAACATCCTTCAGGATTACGCGAACACCTCCTCGGCAGGGTCCATCGTTGCTTTTTCGAAATATTCCAGTGACTTGGAACCCGGCGATCAGGGGCTGATCTGCTCTTTTGGCGCGGGCTATTCGGTGGGGTCGGTCCTTGTTGAACGCGCTTGACGTGATACGGCACCGGACCTTGGGTTTAGGCCGCCTGCTCGTTTGGGCCGGGTGGGTCGAAGACCCAGGGGATGGAAACCGGCACCGCGAACAGGCGGCCGGGAATTGGCTGTCCTTGACCGCCGCCTCCCTCTGCCCTCCGCTGGGGACGTCGGGCATAAGTATATCCCCAAAGACCGGGATTGCGTTGACGCTTGCATATTGGGATAAAGCCCTGAATGGGAAAGATATCCCGGACTTCCCCGCTGCGGGGTCCGGAACTGGGGTTGAGTAAATGTCAAAGGTCGGAAGCTACCTGAAAAAGCACACCGAGGCGCTTGTCAAAGACGTCGGGATCGAGCCTGCCTGCGAGTTGACAGGCAAGTCCAAGGCGACTTTGGGGCGTTATTATTCTGATCATGAAGAGCATTCGGATCGGTTCATTCCGATTGATGCGGTGGCGGCGTTGGAGGAAGCGGCCAGTTATCCGCATGTGACCGGGGCTCTGGCCGAGTTGAAGGGAATCGAACTGACCTTCAATGGCAGTCGCCGAAACACCGATAGCGAAGGTGGGGTGAACAGCGACGTGATCGCATTATCCCAACGATTCGCGATGCTTATGGCGGAATACCAGCAGTCGATCGAGGACGGGATCATCACCGTGAACGAGGCAAAACGCCTGCTGCGCGAGACGACGCAACTCCAACAGGTGCTGATCGACATGAAGCTGCATCTGGAAGAAGAGGCCAACTGAGCCCGCAAAAGCCGACCCTCGCAAATCGTACGAGTCGTACGCTTTACCCCCGAGTTTCGTACGAAAATCGGGGGCGTGGCGCGGTCATCGTACGAGTCGTACGAAACCGCCCCCTCGGGCACGGTCCGTCACAGGGTGAGCCCGGTTGTCCGCCCGTCGTGAATCGCCGCAGCCGCCAGACGGGGGGCCAAGGCATCGCCGATGAGAATCGGGGGCTGCCCCAAGGCCCGAAGTGCATCGGGCAGATCGTGGGTGGCGCGGTTGCCTGTGGCCAGCACGAGCGCGTCGGCGGCGATGACCTGTTCCTCGCCGGTCAGGAGCGATTGGCAGCGCGCCCCCTCGCCTGTCCATTCGGTGACCGCATGTTCGGTGACGAAGTGCACGCCGAGTTGCGCCAGGCGTTGCCGGGCGGGGAAATCCGAGGCGGTGCGCACGAGCTCCCGGCCGATCATCGCGTCAGGGGTGACGACGGTTACCTGATGCCCCGCTTCGGCCATGTGCCATGCGGTTCCGATGCCGCGCCAGTGGCCGCCTTCGTCCAGCACGATCACCCGGTCGCCCAACCGGGCGGCGCGGCCCATGACATCCTCGGTCGACCAGACATTGCCCCGCTGTGCCCCCGGCATTTCCGGCACATGCGGCAGGGCCTTCTGGAACCCGGTGCCTTCCGGCAGGGAGCCGGTGGCCAGCACCACCTTGTCGGCGCCGATGGCGGCGATGTCATCGGCGTCGAGATAGGTATTGAATCGGATATCGACACCGAGTTTTTCAAGTTGCCGCTCGTACCATGCGATCAGGTCGGTGATCTGGGCGCGGCGCGGTTGCAGGCCGGCAAGGCGGAACTGCCCGCCCAGTTCGGGTGCGGCCTCGGCCAGTATCACGCGATGGCCCCGTTCGGCGGCAACGCGCGCGGCCTCCAGCCCGGCGGGACCGCCGCCGACGATCAGCACGGATTTCGGCGCCTCGGCCTTGGTAAAACGATCCCCGCCCCAGAGGTATTCATGCCCAACCGACGGATTGATCAGGCAAGAGATGTAATAGTCGCGCCCGCGTCGCCCCCAGCATTGCTGATTGCAGCACAGGCAGCCGCGAATGTCGTCGATCCTGTCCGCCTGCGCCTTGTTGACAAGGTGCGGGTCGGCAATCTGACCGCGCACGATGGCAACCAGATCGGCCTGCCCCGCCCCCAGCACGGTATTGGCGTTTTCGGGGGTGCGGATGTTGGCCTCGGCGATCACCTTGGCGGTGAGACCTGCGGATTTAAGGCGCTCGGCCAGAGTTGCCCCGAGGTTTTCGGCATATTGGAAGCTGGGGATGATCTTTTGGAAGTCGACATAGCTGCCCGCGCCGACGGTGACGTAATCCATCAGCCCTTGCGCGTCGTGCAGCGCGACGATGTCCAGCATCTCGTCGCCCGCCGGGAAAACGCCGGTTTCGGGATCGTCCGAGATGGCCAGACCGACGATGAAATCTTCGCCACAGGCGGCGCGGATACGGCGCAGGATATCGCAGGAGAACCGGGTGCGGTTTTCGAGAGAGCCGCCCCAGTCGTCGTCACGCTGGTTCGAGAAGGGTGTCCAGAACTGATCGAGCAGACAATTGTAGGCGGCCCAGACCTCGACCCCGTCGAACCCCGCCTTCTGACAGCGGATGGCGGCCTTGACGAAGCTCTGGATCGTTTCCTCGATCTCGTCTTCGGTCATCGGGTGGCTGCCATCGTTGTCGTGATAGCTGGGCCCGCCCGAAGGCGACCAGTTGGCATGCCAGCTGTTGTCCCAGTCACCATGCGCGCCGACATGGTAAAGCTGTTGGATCATCATCGCGCCCTCGGCCTTGCAGGCCTCGGTGATGCGGGCGAAATGCGGGATCACCTCGTCCGAGGCGGGGCGGAAGTTGCCACGGGTCAGGATGGCCGCGGGGTGGACCGGCATCGGCTCGACCGTGATCATCGCCGCGCCGCCCTTGGCCCGTTCGAGGTAATAGGCCAGATGCTGATCCCCCGGCAGGCCGTTCTGGGCCATGTTGGTGGTATGGGCCCCAAAGACGATACGGTTTTTCAGGGTCCGGTGACGCAGTTCGAGGGGAGAGAAGACGTGTTTCAGGGTCATGGTCTGGTCCTCGGTCCGGTCTGGCCATTGTCCCGGCCCCGCCGTTGCGGCGAGGCCGGGTTTCCGACGCGGGGTCAGATGTCTTTCACAAGGCGCAGTGCATCGTAAATCGCCGCGTGGGTATTGCGGGCACTGACGGCATCGCCGATGCGGAACAGTTGGAACTTTCCGTCGGGATTGCGCGTCACGGTCTGCGGTTGGCCTGCGATCAGGGCGTCGTAATCGACCTCGCCACCATTGGTAGAGTTCGGTTTGAGATCGAAATACAGGTCGTCCATCGGCATGGTTCCATAGTTCACCACCACCTGATCATAGATTTTTTCGCTGGTGAAATCGCTGTAATCCGTGCCGATCGTCGCCTTGAGTTGATTGCCGTCGCGCGCGACATTCAGAAGGCGGCGGGTGACGGTGAATGTCACGTCCTTGTCCTGTAGCGCACGCATGTAGGGCGTCAGGTTCATCGCCATGATGTCGGGGGCGAAAACGCGGTCGGGGGTCATGACCTCGACACTGGCCCCGGCGTTGGCGGCGACCTCGGCAGCCATCAGGCCGGGGTGATCGCCGCTTTCGTCATAGATCAGCACGTTCTGCCCCGGCTTCACGTCGCCTGCGATCAGGTCCCATGTGGTGGTGACAAGATCCTGATCCTTGCCGGATTCGAACAATTCGGTGTTGGGCAAGCCGCCGGTGGCCACGATGACCACGTCAGGATTGAGCGCGGTGATGTCGTCGGCCTCGGCCCATGTGTTGAAGTGGAAGGCCACATCGCGTGCGGCGCATTGGGACATGCGCCAGTCGATGATCGAGATCATCTCGCGGCGGCGGGGGTTTTGCGCGGTCAGGCGCACCTGCCCGCCGGGGTCGGGCTGTGCCTCGAACACGGTCACGGCATGGCCGCGTTCGGCGGCCACGCGGGCGGCC comes from Roseovarius bejariae and encodes:
- a CDS encoding Abi family protein, encoding MSRFLTAADVQVIQNLLSAERLATFQGLTASGSPEDAIELHQTTMSLGVSIMAVTGLIEVSLRNAVCHAMNNNFGGNHWLRTPPQNTFKWASLEKGSIEKATQQAQRAAYSKMTGPHKTALDAQAYPNGVPQNENHRKIAKKRQSVISVPDCQVIAQLTIFFWKRMFSENYEQTLWKPALKKVFPNKTLDRSDVADHLEVIYEMRNRLAHHEPVYGARLRKILESIDFVALNIYSRKPSLENPFAKLIMPQRDLLHGQVAIFEATFIRLTP
- a CDS encoding YbjN domain-containing protein, whose product is MALSEHFFQEDLHPIDIVEHLAEHHEWDFDRIADDQIAMAVEGQWRTYSITLAWSGYDETLRMVCTFEMEPPEDKLPVLYQTLNDVNDQCWAGAFTYWAEQKLMVYRYGLVMAGGQGVSPDQVDTLIRAAVLSAERFYPAFQLVVWGDRSPKDALQVAIAEAYGRA
- the proC gene encoding pyrroline-5-carboxylate reductase codes for the protein MDMDHVSRNGLVLLGCGKMGSAMLEGWLAKGLPNSSVWVIDPNPSDWLQGTGVDINADLPTTPAIVLIAVKPQMMGDALPAIAAMGNGDTLFVSVAAGTPISVFEQVLGDKSPIIRAMPNTPAAVGRGITAIIGNAHTTPAHMDLSQALLEAVGQVVRLDSEDQMDAVTGVSGSGPAYVFHMIECMARAGEAEGLAPELAMQLAQATVAGAGALAEAADETPAQLRKNVTSPNGTTQAGLEVLMNESNGLPDLMRRTVKAAADRSRELRDD
- a CDS encoding tRNA-binding protein — protein: MTDHIGVEDFLKVDIRVGTIIRAEPFPEARKPAIKLWIDFGPELGEKKTSAQITAHYTPEDLPGRQVVAVTNFPPRQIGPFMSEVLVLGLSDPDGGIVLLGPDTPVENGERMH
- a CDS encoding 2-hydroxyacid dehydrogenase; this translates as MSRVYLTRPLPDAVLERARELFDEVEVREETAPLKIGQMRAALNLYDGVLPTLGDMFSAEVFDEAQNPRCKVLANFGVGYNHIDVDAATAAGVMVTNTPGAVTDATADIAMTLILMSARRAGEGERMVRAGEWSGWHPTQMLGLHATGKTVGIIGMGRIGQAIARRCHFGFGMDVVYFNRSAKEFDFPATRTASMAELAARADIVVVAVPGGAETHHLIGAPVFEAMKPTGHFINIARGDVVEETALIKALESGQIAAAGLDVYEHEPQVPEALISMENVTLLPHLGTAALEVREAMGFLAVENLRAALAGEAPPNLIEPE
- a CDS encoding beta-ketoacyl-ACP synthase III, giving the protein MHTPAITGSGIFTPEQVITNEELVAAFNAYAERFNAENAEAIASGEIEAKGPSSPEFIHQASGIEQRYVMDKTGVLDPEVMHPLLRERSDEEPGIMAEMALEACGKALEQAGRSADEVDLVICAASNHERPYPAVAIEIQQLMGAGGFAFDMNVACSSATFGIQAAADMIRSGSVRCAVVVNPEICSGHLEWRDRDCHFIFGDVCTAVVLERTEDAQGAHFIVRSTRCATQFSNNIRNNNGFLRRSRPHGMEDRRDMQFVQEGRKVFKEVLPLVSKHIATHLAEEAVPSDNLKRLWLHQANKSMNDFIGKKVLGRMPTPKEQPNILQDYANTSSAGSIVAFSKYSSDLEPGDQGLICSFGAGYSVGSVLVERA
- a CDS encoding FAD-dependent oxidoreductase — its product is MTLKHVFSPLELRHRTLKNRIVFGAHTTNMAQNGLPGDQHLAYYLERAKGGAAMITVEPMPVHPAAILTRGNFRPASDEVIPHFARITEACKAEGAMMIQQLYHVGAHGDWDNSWHANWSPSGGPSYHDNDGSHPMTEDEIEETIQSFVKAAIRCQKAGFDGVEVWAAYNCLLDQFWTPFSNQRDDDWGGSLENRTRFSCDILRRIRAACGEDFIVGLAISDDPETGVFPAGDEMLDIVALHDAQGLMDYVTVGAGSYVDFQKIIPSFQYAENLGATLAERLKSAGLTAKVIAEANIRTPENANTVLGAGQADLVAIVRGQIADPHLVNKAQADRIDDIRGCLCCNQQCWGRRGRDYYISCLINPSVGHEYLWGGDRFTKAEAPKSVLIVGGGPAGLEAARVAAERGHRVILAEAAPELGGQFRLAGLQPRRAQITDLIAWYERQLEKLGVDIRFNTYLDADDIAAIGADKVVLATGSLPEGTGFQKALPHVPEMPGAQRGNVWSTEDVMGRAARLGDRVIVLDEGGHWRGIGTAWHMAEAGHQVTVVTPDAMIGRELVRTASDFPARQRLAQLGVHFVTEHAVTEWTGEGARCQSLLTGEEQVIAADALVLATGNRATHDLPDALRALGQPPILIGDALAPRLAAAAIHDGRTTGLTL